A stretch of Rhodothermus profundi DNA encodes these proteins:
- the lpdA gene encoding dihydrolipoyl dehydrogenase, translating into MAKNARYDVVVIGSGPGGYETAIRAAQLGFKTAIIEKNKLGGVCLNIGCIPTKALLKSAEMAAEARHLDAYGLKLKGEIVPDFAKVIERSRAVADKMNRGVAFLMKKNKIDVIFGHARLIGKGKIDVQPSVNMDGEKIGEPRTVEATHIILATGARARQIPALPVDGKKIITYKEALLQKQQPKRLVIVGAGAIGVEFAYFYHHMGTEVTLIELMDRIVPIEDADISRELERAYRKMGIKVMTGAQVESVDTKGKTLKVKVKTKKGEEVIQTDQVLSAVGVVGNIEDLGLEELGVETKPGQIVVDEFYRTNVEGIYAIGDVAGPPWLAHKASHEGILCVEKIAGKEVQPLNYNNIPGCTYCQPQIASVGYTEEKAREAGYDIKVGKFPFTASGKATALGHTEGFVKVIFDAKYGEFLGCHIIGHDATELIAEAVTARTLETTFHEIIESIHPHPTLSEAIMEAARAAIGEPINI; encoded by the coding sequence ATGGCTAAGAACGCCCGCTATGACGTCGTTGTGATCGGTTCGGGGCCAGGCGGTTATGAAACCGCGATTCGAGCCGCACAGCTTGGCTTTAAAACGGCGATTATTGAAAAGAACAAACTGGGCGGGGTCTGTCTGAACATTGGCTGCATTCCCACCAAGGCGCTGCTAAAAAGTGCGGAAATGGCAGCCGAAGCCCGTCACCTGGACGCCTATGGGCTCAAACTCAAGGGCGAAATTGTGCCCGATTTTGCCAAGGTGATTGAACGCAGCCGGGCTGTTGCGGATAAGATGAACCGAGGCGTGGCCTTTCTGATGAAAAAGAACAAGATTGATGTCATCTTTGGCCACGCCCGTCTGATCGGTAAAGGCAAGATCGATGTGCAGCCGTCCGTCAACATGGACGGCGAAAAAATTGGAGAGCCGCGTACCGTTGAAGCCACGCATATCATTCTGGCAACCGGTGCCCGCGCTCGCCAGATTCCGGCGCTCCCGGTTGATGGCAAGAAGATTATTACGTACAAGGAAGCCCTGCTCCAGAAGCAGCAGCCTAAACGCCTGGTCATTGTCGGAGCTGGCGCCATCGGCGTTGAATTTGCATATTTCTATCACCACATGGGCACCGAAGTTACGCTGATCGAACTGATGGATCGCATTGTGCCCATTGAAGATGCCGATATCTCCAGAGAACTGGAGCGGGCTTACCGGAAAATGGGCATCAAGGTCATGACCGGTGCCCAGGTAGAATCGGTGGACACAAAAGGCAAGACGCTGAAGGTAAAGGTAAAAACCAAAAAAGGCGAGGAAGTTATCCAGACCGACCAGGTGCTCTCGGCCGTTGGCGTGGTGGGCAATATTGAAGACCTGGGGCTGGAGGAACTCGGGGTTGAAACGAAGCCTGGCCAGATCGTCGTGGACGAGTTCTATCGCACAAACGTCGAAGGCATCTATGCCATTGGGGACGTAGCTGGTCCTCCCTGGCTCGCTCATAAAGCCAGCCACGAAGGCATCCTGTGCGTAGAGAAAATCGCCGGAAAAGAAGTGCAACCCCTGAACTACAACAACATCCCGGGGTGCACTTACTGCCAGCCGCAGATCGCTTCGGTAGGCTACACCGAAGAAAAAGCGCGGGAGGCAGGCTACGACATTAAAGTAGGTAAATTTCCCTTTACTGCTTCGGGCAAAGCCACAGCCCTCGGACACACAGAAGGATTCGTCAAGGTGATCTTCGACGCAAAGTACGGCGAATTTCTCGGGTGCCATATCATTGGCCACGACGCCACCGAACTGATTGCCGAGGCCGTCACAGCCCGAACGCTGGAGACCACCTTCCACGAAATCATTGAATCAATCCATCCACACCCTACGCTCTCCGAAGCTATCATGGAAGCCGCCCGCGCCGCCATTGGCGAGCCCATCAATATCTGA
- a CDS encoding murein hydrolase activator EnvC family protein yields the protein MRRLLLWLLVMLPALPVLAQHTQDRTEIERRLQRLREQIRQEEARLAETAEAEQATLQTLERIERQIAIRRELIRSYRQRLQELARRIDSLQQAAQALSQEIDHLKAQYRRRALHAYKYGRMHDLALLLSAQSINQMLIRARYLSRFARQREAKLKAIQQATAALEARRQELLAARQETEQLLQEAETERRRLARLERERRRVIKALRAQRVSLEQSLAQKRRAARELESRIQALLAAERERQRAREASDPAAAVAFAELTGSFEQNRGRLPWPAEGAIVEPFGEVVNPVYGTRTPNPGILIATAPQAEVRAVFDGRVIAIDAMPEYGTYILIQHGEYQTFYSNLSLVYVSIGQEVRAGQIIGRAGTEAEPKRAGVFFSLFRGGEVLNPMPWLRPR from the coding sequence ATGAGGCGCCTGCTGCTATGGCTGTTGGTGATGCTGCCTGCCTTGCCGGTCCTTGCCCAGCACACGCAGGACCGCACCGAGATTGAGCGCCGGTTGCAGCGGCTCCGCGAGCAAATTCGCCAGGAAGAAGCGCGGTTAGCCGAAACGGCGGAGGCGGAGCAAGCGACGCTCCAGACTCTCGAGCGCATCGAACGCCAGATCGCTATCCGTCGCGAGCTAATTCGGAGTTATCGGCAACGCCTGCAGGAGCTAGCCCGCCGAATCGACTCCCTGCAACAGGCCGCTCAAGCACTCAGCCAGGAAATTGACCACCTGAAAGCCCAGTATCGTCGCCGCGCCCTGCATGCCTACAAGTACGGCCGCATGCACGACCTGGCCCTGCTGCTTTCGGCACAATCCATCAATCAAATGCTCATCCGCGCCCGGTATTTGAGCCGCTTTGCGCGCCAGCGCGAGGCCAAGCTCAAGGCGATCCAGCAGGCAACCGCTGCCCTGGAAGCCCGCCGTCAGGAGTTGCTGGCAGCACGTCAGGAAACTGAGCAGCTTCTTCAAGAGGCCGAAACCGAACGACGGCGCCTTGCTCGCCTGGAGCGCGAGCGGCGCCGCGTCATCAAAGCACTCCGCGCGCAGCGCGTCTCCCTGGAACAATCGTTAGCGCAAAAACGCCGAGCCGCCCGAGAACTGGAATCGCGCATCCAGGCCCTGCTGGCTGCCGAACGCGAGCGGCAGCGGGCCCGGGAGGCCTCGGATCCCGCTGCTGCCGTAGCTTTTGCCGAACTGACCGGATCGTTTGAACAAAACCGCGGACGGCTTCCCTGGCCAGCGGAAGGTGCCATTGTTGAGCCTTTTGGCGAAGTAGTCAATCCCGTTTACGGCACGCGCACCCCTAATCCCGGCATTCTAATCGCCACGGCCCCACAGGCAGAAGTTCGGGCCGTCTTCGATGGCCGCGTCATTGCCATCGACGCAATGCCAGAATACGGCACCTATATCCTCATCCAGCACGGCGAATACCAGACCTTCTACAGCAATCTTTCGCTGGTGTACGTATCCATCGGCCAGGAAGTCCGGGCCGGTCAGATCATCGGTCGGGCCGGTACCGAAGCCGAACCCAAACGCGCTGGCGTATTCTTTTCCCTGTTTCGGGGCGGTGAAGTGCTCAACCCCATGCCCTGGCTGCGTCCTCGCTAA
- a CDS encoding DUF4292 domain-containing protein: MRLVFLLVSAVLFLSGCARGPRLTERPALPDQFPYHSAEQICYQLRLPADTIHAFTGRARLQVRTPAGTDNLSITIVARRNDSLLIRLSPGWGIEAARLLITPDSVLLHDRVHHRLYAGTRTEQAVRHLPLPAGRDPFLSLLGILYPSSGFWHVTADSGYYYLQDPSRQQRYIVDPTRWRVVRYERYTPTGILVEVYRFEAFSRFGSIFLPRRIHFERPDLGMTVRLYYRTLQLNPPNLQFVWNPDARLRRLPFQAMLEQP, encoded by the coding sequence ATGCGCCTGGTTTTCTTATTGGTCAGCGCTGTGCTGTTTTTGAGCGGATGTGCCCGTGGTCCTCGCCTGACCGAGCGTCCGGCGCTACCCGATCAGTTTCCCTATCATTCAGCAGAGCAAATTTGCTACCAGCTTCGCCTGCCGGCCGACACCATCCACGCGTTTACCGGTCGGGCCCGTCTGCAGGTGCGCACGCCAGCAGGCACCGATAACCTCTCTATCACGATTGTAGCGCGCCGGAACGACTCACTGCTGATTCGGCTGAGTCCGGGCTGGGGCATCGAGGCAGCCCGTCTGCTGATTACGCCCGACAGCGTGCTGCTGCACGATCGGGTCCACCACCGGCTCTACGCAGGGACCCGCACCGAACAGGCTGTCCGCCACCTGCCCCTGCCTGCCGGACGCGATCCGTTCCTGAGTCTGCTGGGTATCCTCTATCCCTCTTCTGGTTTCTGGCACGTAACCGCCGACTCTGGCTACTACTACTTACAAGATCCTAGCCGGCAACAGCGGTATATAGTAGATCCAACCCGATGGCGTGTCGTTCGCTACGAACGTTACACCCCTACCGGCATACTTGTTGAAGTATATCGTTTTGAGGCGTTCAGCCGGTTTGGCTCGATCTTCCTGCCTCGCCGGATTCATTTTGAACGCCCCGACCTTGGCATGACGGTTCGGCTCTACTACCGCACGCTACAGTTGAATCCACCGAACCTACAGTTTGTCTGGAATCCGGACGCGCGCCTGCGTCGCCTTCCCTTTCAAGCCATGCTGGAGCAACCATGA
- a CDS encoding tetratricopeptide repeat protein → MTPWLPLRVTGLFLLVSLPAFAQYMLPDSLRAQQLLVRSLTYLEMDQPDEAIPLLEEALSLVPEAPALMSLLAQAYRQQHDLSAARFYAEKACRAAPREVSYCHEWLEVLEAAGATSALQQAVRFVQQHHPEDPRVLRYQAQWAYQRGDLLTARRLYEALQERNRTDTSLYRTLWPLQLATGDSLAALHTLETLLSFDAANAHLWRTLGRLYLHYKQLSKARWALERALQLAPRDTLATRLLAHLTMHSSTPTALLARARQRIQQQPLTPEALQEARALLQEVLRRDSTHVEALRLLAQLYQAQRPDWSAELLTRSLAYDPGHLPTWITAARTWLLAGLPRRSARVAEEGLFLFPDQLPLLRLAAYAYLALGRPDTALSYAEQFLQLLPEWPEHPPEVAAELWALKGHLSARLQHFEAAREACRQARRQARRSVSVRLHCAVVDWLADGRTDAVLQKGQAALPAQPEPWMLETLGWLYLQTAQPERARAVLRRVLQTGYAGPLTYAYLGEALAQLGHLDEARRIWQEALRRDPSNPYLQHLLTIY, encoded by the coding sequence ATGACTCCCTGGCTGCCATTGCGCGTGACCGGACTGTTTCTGCTGGTCTCTCTCCCGGCTTTCGCTCAATACATGCTTCCCGACTCGCTGCGGGCGCAACAATTGCTGGTGCGGAGCCTGACCTATCTGGAAATGGACCAGCCCGACGAAGCAATTCCGCTGCTCGAAGAAGCACTCTCGCTGGTACCTGAAGCACCTGCCCTGATGAGCCTCCTGGCCCAGGCTTACCGACAGCAACACGATCTAAGCGCCGCACGTTTCTACGCGGAAAAGGCCTGCCGAGCAGCCCCCCGAGAGGTCAGTTACTGCCACGAATGGCTTGAAGTGCTGGAAGCTGCCGGTGCAACCTCGGCGTTGCAACAGGCCGTCCGGTTTGTGCAGCAACACCACCCCGAGGATCCCCGCGTGCTGCGCTACCAGGCACAATGGGCCTACCAGCGCGGCGACCTGCTAACAGCACGCCGTCTGTATGAAGCGCTGCAAGAACGCAACCGCACAGACACTAGCCTGTACCGAACACTCTGGCCCCTCCAGCTAGCCACTGGCGATTCACTGGCTGCCCTACACACGCTGGAAACCCTGCTGTCTTTTGATGCGGCTAATGCGCATCTATGGCGCACCCTGGGACGTCTTTACCTGCATTACAAGCAACTCAGTAAAGCGCGCTGGGCTCTGGAACGCGCGCTCCAACTTGCTCCTCGGGATACCCTGGCAACCCGCCTGCTGGCCCACCTTACAATGCATTCATCGACCCCTACCGCCCTTCTGGCCCGTGCCCGACAACGGATCCAGCAGCAACCCTTAACTCCAGAGGCCCTTCAAGAAGCCCGCGCATTACTTCAGGAAGTGCTGCGCCGCGACTCGACGCATGTCGAAGCGCTGCGTCTGCTGGCCCAGCTGTATCAGGCTCAACGTCCGGATTGGTCTGCTGAGCTGCTCACGCGAAGCCTGGCGTACGATCCCGGCCACCTTCCAACCTGGATTACCGCTGCCCGGACCTGGCTGCTGGCGGGCCTGCCCCGTCGCAGCGCCCGGGTGGCGGAAGAAGGCCTGTTCCTTTTTCCAGACCAGCTTCCGCTCCTGCGGCTGGCCGCCTATGCCTATCTGGCCCTTGGAAGACCCGATACCGCCCTCTCCTACGCAGAACAGTTCCTGCAATTGCTACCAGAATGGCCTGAGCATCCTCCGGAAGTAGCTGCGGAACTCTGGGCCCTGAAAGGCCATCTGTCGGCCCGCTTACAGCATTTTGAAGCAGCCCGGGAAGCCTGCCGGCAAGCGCGGCGGCAGGCGCGTCGCTCCGTCTCCGTGCGCCTCCACTGTGCCGTCGTAGATTGGCTAGCAGATGGTCGCACCGACGCAGTGCTCCAGAAAGGCCAGGCGGCCCTTCCCGCTCAACCTGAGCCCTGGATGCTCGAAACACTTGGCTGGCTGTATCTGCAAACAGCACAACCCGAGCGAGCCCGCGCTGTGCTCCGCCGGGTCCTGCAGACAGGCTACGCTGGCCCCCTTACCTATGCGTACCTGGGCGAGGCGTTGGCCCAATTGGGCCACCTGGATGAAGCCCGACGTATCTGGCAGGAAGCGCTCCGCAGAGACCCCAGTAACCCTTACCTCCAGCACTTGCTCACCATCTATTGA